One segment of Niveibacterium microcysteis DNA contains the following:
- a CDS encoding cobalamin-binding protein produces MQTFSPFRLHRALIRRKHLASSMVLALMPVAALAANVSVLDDTGARVTLNAPAQRIVSLAPHATELLFAAGAGARVVAATEYSDYPAAAAKLPRVGGYHALDLERIVALKPDLVVGWASGNPAAQLERLKRMGVPVFLSEPRRFDTIASDLERIGVLTGNDGEAKAAAKGLREGIETLRQRYASRKPVRVFYQVWSDPLQTLNGKHMVSDVLSLCGGRNVFAELDPIAPTVTREAVLKAAPEAILTGREPATDQGSLDAWRAWKALPAVALGNLFYVDGDHLNRAGPRILAGAQEVCAVLDQARERLAGKR; encoded by the coding sequence ATGCAAACTTTCAGCCCCTTCCGCCTGCATCGTGCATTGATCCGGCGCAAGCACCTCGCGTCATCGATGGTGCTCGCGTTGATGCCGGTCGCGGCGCTGGCTGCAAACGTGAGCGTGCTGGACGACACCGGCGCGCGCGTCACGCTCAATGCCCCGGCGCAACGCATCGTCAGCCTTGCTCCGCACGCAACCGAGCTGCTGTTCGCGGCCGGCGCCGGTGCGCGTGTCGTCGCCGCAACGGAATACAGTGACTACCCCGCCGCTGCGGCGAAACTGCCGCGTGTGGGCGGCTACCACGCGCTCGACCTTGAACGAATCGTTGCCCTCAAACCGGATCTGGTCGTTGGCTGGGCATCGGGCAATCCGGCCGCGCAGCTTGAACGCCTCAAGCGCATGGGCGTGCCGGTCTTCCTCAGTGAGCCGCGACGTTTCGATACGATTGCCAGCGATCTTGAGCGGATCGGCGTGCTGACAGGGAACGACGGTGAAGCAAAAGCCGCCGCGAAAGGCCTGCGCGAGGGCATCGAGACGCTGCGCCAGCGCTACGCATCACGTAAGCCGGTGCGGGTGTTCTACCAGGTGTGGTCCGATCCGTTGCAGACGCTCAATGGCAAGCACATGGTCAGCGATGTGTTGAGCTTGTGCGGCGGGCGCAACGTCTTTGCCGAACTTGACCCGATCGCGCCGACAGTGACGCGCGAAGCGGTGCTCAAAGCCGCGCCCGAGGCGATTCTGACCGGCCGCGAGCCCGCCACTGACCAGGGCTCACTCGACGCATGGCGCGCATGGAAAGCGCTGCCAGCGGTGGCGCTTGGAAACCTGTTCTACGTGGACGGCGACCACCTGAACCGAGCCGGTCCGCGCATTCTCGCCGGGGCGCAGGAAGTGTGTGCCGTTCTCGATCAGGCGCGCGAGCGGCTCGCCGGCAAACGCTGA
- a CDS encoding cell division protein ZapA — protein MTESVDFSVLGREYSVSVKPEERDSFLAAVALVDAKMREFDARTKASSDTLAVMTAINIAHELVQLQSGAGLDLPGYRRRMTAMGERIDAALAQQEKLF, from the coding sequence GTGACCGAGAGCGTCGATTTCTCCGTATTGGGGCGCGAATACAGCGTTTCCGTGAAGCCCGAAGAGCGCGACTCGTTCCTCGCGGCGGTTGCGTTGGTGGATGCGAAGATGCGTGAGTTCGATGCACGCACCAAGGCGTCGTCCGATACGCTCGCAGTGATGACCGCGATCAACATTGCGCATGAACTTGTGCAATTACAGAGCGGCGCCGGATTGGATCTGCCGGGATACCGGCGTAGAATGACAGCCATGGGAGAGCGGATCGACGCAGCGCTCGCCCAGCAGGAAAAGCTCTTCTGA
- a CDS encoding EVE domain-containing protein, which produces MRYWLMKSEPDDCSIDDLAAMPGQTVAWYGVRNYQARNFMRDQMQLGDLAFFYHSSCAEPGIAGIVEVARRAYPDATQFDVSSRFFDAKSSHENPRWLNVDVRFVRKTPLIALAELRRHAALEQMRVLQKASRLSITPVDPAEWRYITEQLIGSA; this is translated from the coding sequence ATGCGCTATTGGCTGATGAAGTCCGAGCCGGACGATTGCTCGATCGACGACCTCGCGGCAATGCCGGGTCAGACAGTTGCCTGGTATGGCGTTCGGAACTACCAGGCGCGCAATTTCATGCGCGACCAGATGCAGCTTGGCGATCTGGCCTTCTTCTATCACTCGTCCTGCGCCGAGCCGGGCATCGCGGGGATCGTCGAAGTGGCGCGCCGTGCCTACCCCGACGCCACGCAATTCGACGTGTCGAGCCGCTTCTTCGATGCGAAATCGAGCCATGAGAATCCGCGCTGGCTTAACGTCGACGTGCGCTTCGTGCGCAAGACGCCGCTCATCGCGTTGGCCGAGTTGCGTCGGCATGCTGCGCTTGAGCAGATGCGCGTGTTGCAGAAGGCAAGCCGTCTGTCGATCACGCCGGTTGATCCGGCGGAGTGGCGCTACATCACCGAACAGTTGATCGGCAGTGCTTGA
- a CDS encoding sulfite exporter TauE/SafE family protein yields the protein MTPDAWWLAYVLLGFFSGFMAGLLGLGGGAIMVPLLVMIFSATGVPHEHVLHLALGTSMATIIFTAWSSTRAHHAHGAVIWDVVKAFSPGIVFGTLLGTLVAARVSTRGLAVFFACFITLVAVQMMFNLKPAARRGLPGRAGLAGVGTGIGMVSALAAIGGGSMTVPYLTWCNVPVQRAIGTSAAVGIPIAVAGSLGYLWNGWGQSGLPPAAFGYIYLPALVCLIFASMLTAPLGARLAHRLPVATLKRAFAGVLVLLAGKMLWGVFSV from the coding sequence ATGACGCCTGACGCGTGGTGGCTCGCCTATGTGCTGCTTGGCTTCTTCTCGGGCTTCATGGCCGGGTTGTTGGGCCTGGGTGGCGGGGCGATCATGGTGCCGCTGCTGGTGATGATCTTCAGCGCGACCGGTGTGCCGCACGAGCATGTGCTGCATCTGGCGCTCGGTACGTCGATGGCGACCATCATCTTTACCGCGTGGTCCAGCACGCGTGCGCACCATGCGCACGGCGCAGTGATCTGGGACGTGGTAAAGGCGTTTTCGCCCGGCATCGTGTTCGGCACGCTGCTGGGCACCTTGGTCGCTGCGCGCGTCAGCACCCGTGGCCTGGCGGTGTTCTTTGCCTGTTTCATCACGCTCGTTGCGGTGCAGATGATGTTCAACCTCAAACCGGCTGCGCGGCGTGGTTTGCCCGGACGGGCCGGGCTGGCTGGCGTCGGTACCGGAATCGGCATGGTGTCGGCGCTCGCCGCCATTGGCGGGGGCTCGATGACCGTGCCCTACCTGACCTGGTGCAATGTGCCGGTGCAGCGTGCGATCGGCACTTCGGCGGCCGTCGGCATTCCGATTGCCGTTGCGGGCTCGCTGGGCTACTTGTGGAACGGCTGGGGCCAGTCGGGTTTGCCGCCTGCGGCGTTTGGCTACATCTATCTGCCTGCCTTGGTTTGCTTGATCTTTGCTTCGATGCTGACGGCCCCGCTTGGTGCGCGATTGGCCCACCGTTTGCCGGTCGCCACGCTTAAACGCGCCTTCGCAGGTGTGCTGGTCTTGCTGGCTGGCAAGATGCTCTGGGGGGTCTTCAGTGTCTGA
- a CDS encoding ABC transporter substrate-binding protein codes for MRVIHSLAVAFGLACAVLPAQARDWATIKQSGSIVVASEGAYAPFNYFQGSTLTGYEIDVMNAMAAKLGLKVEWRALGFDALIASIRQDRFDAAIASHGITEERQKSVDFTNPHYCSGGQIVTKAGGPTKGSELANKVIGVQLATTYADAAKKVTGAKEVKTFPKDTDAQQALISGRVDAWVTDRFVAKSAVEKNASAGLKTGELLFVERIATVVRKGNNELRDQLNKALAELKADGTLKKISEKYFKEDITCQN; via the coding sequence ATGCGTGTGATCCATTCTCTCGCCGTCGCCTTCGGCCTGGCCTGCGCGGTGCTACCCGCCCAGGCGCGCGATTGGGCGACCATCAAGCAGTCCGGCAGCATTGTTGTCGCCAGCGAAGGCGCGTATGCGCCTTTCAACTACTTTCAGGGCTCCACGCTGACCGGCTACGAGATCGATGTGATGAACGCGATGGCGGCCAAGCTGGGGCTCAAGGTGGAATGGCGGGCGCTTGGGTTTGACGCGCTGATTGCCAGCATCCGCCAGGATCGCTTCGACGCTGCAATCGCCAGCCATGGCATCACCGAAGAGCGCCAGAAGTCGGTCGACTTCACGAATCCGCATTACTGCTCGGGTGGCCAGATCGTTACCAAGGCCGGTGGCCCGACCAAGGGTAGCGAACTCGCCAACAAGGTGATCGGCGTGCAGCTTGCGACGACCTATGCCGATGCAGCGAAGAAAGTGACCGGCGCGAAGGAAGTCAAGACCTTCCCGAAAGACACCGATGCGCAGCAGGCGCTGATCAGTGGCCGCGTTGATGCGTGGGTGACGGACCGTTTCGTGGCGAAGTCGGCTGTCGAAAAGAACGCGTCGGCTGGGCTCAAGACGGGCGAACTACTGTTCGTCGAGCGCATCGCCACCGTCGTGCGCAAGGGCAACAACGAGTTGCGCGACCAGCTCAACAAGGCGCTTGCAGAACTCAAGGCAGACGGCACGCTCAAGAAGATTTCCGAGAAGTACTTCAAGGAAGACATTACCTGCCAGAACTGA
- a CDS encoding amino acid ABC transporter permease, protein MITRLKDRDSLVLVGSVLGLGVLLWLMSAPLAMLPAPVGPAADQFSAGALMTIQLTLVSGISGLVLGVLAALGKLSHLPPLRWLADFYVWVIRGTPLLLQILFVYFALPEISPKLQLNEFWTAVIALSMNVGAYNAEAIRAGINAVPTGQVEAARSLGLSKFYTFLDVTLPQAVRISLPPLASNLIALLKDSSLAYAIGVVELSMVSSRVQASSFQPFPVFITVAAVYLALTTTFTQFAGALERKLAVGKR, encoded by the coding sequence ATGATCACTAGATTGAAGGATCGCGACTCGCTGGTGCTGGTCGGATCGGTGCTAGGCCTCGGTGTGCTGCTGTGGCTCATGTCGGCGCCGCTCGCGATGCTGCCGGCCCCGGTAGGGCCCGCGGCAGATCAGTTTTCGGCCGGCGCGCTGATGACGATCCAGCTCACGCTGGTCTCCGGCATTTCCGGGCTCGTGCTCGGGGTGCTGGCGGCACTTGGAAAGCTCTCGCACCTGCCGCCGCTGCGCTGGCTGGCCGATTTCTATGTGTGGGTGATCCGCGGCACGCCGCTGCTGCTGCAGATTCTCTTTGTGTATTTCGCGCTGCCGGAGATCTCGCCAAAACTGCAGCTCAATGAATTCTGGACAGCCGTTATCGCGCTGTCGATGAACGTCGGCGCCTACAACGCCGAGGCGATCCGGGCCGGCATCAATGCCGTGCCCACGGGCCAGGTCGAGGCCGCCCGTTCGCTCGGGCTGTCGAAGTTCTACACCTTCCTTGATGTGACCTTGCCGCAGGCGGTTCGGATTTCACTGCCGCCGCTGGCGAGCAACCTGATCGCGTTGTTGAAGGATTCGTCGCTGGCCTATGCGATCGGTGTCGTCGAGCTTTCGATGGTCAGCAGCCGGGTGCAGGCGTCGAGCTTCCAGCCCTTCCCGGTCTTCATCACGGTGGCGGCGGTGTACCTCGCGCTGACGACGACCTTCACGCAATTCGCCGGTGCGCTGGAGCGCAAGCTGGCTGTCGGAAAGCGCTAG
- a CDS encoding amino acid ABC transporter ATP-binding protein, translating into MISVDKIVKRWGSFTALNEVSVSFKEGEVVCIIGPSGSGKSTLLRTINRLEEHDAGRIVVDGIELDNDMKHIDAVRAEVGMVFQSFNLFTHMTVLDNITLAPQRVRKWKREQAEKTARELLERVGLAAHAHKYPSQLSGGQQQRVAIARALAMQPKVMLFDEPTSALDPEMVNEVLLVMRDLAKSGMTMLVVTHEMGFAREVADRVIFFDGGRIVEEGDPAQFFSRPTHPRAQAFLSQIKHAG; encoded by the coding sequence ATCATTTCGGTCGACAAGATCGTCAAGCGCTGGGGCAGTTTTACCGCGCTCAACGAGGTGTCGGTATCCTTCAAGGAAGGCGAAGTCGTCTGCATCATTGGCCCCTCCGGTTCCGGCAAATCGACGCTGCTGCGCACGATCAACCGGCTGGAAGAGCACGACGCTGGCCGCATCGTGGTCGACGGCATCGAGCTCGACAACGACATGAAACACATCGACGCCGTGCGCGCCGAAGTCGGCATGGTGTTCCAGAGTTTCAACCTGTTCACACACATGACGGTGCTGGACAACATCACGCTCGCGCCGCAGCGGGTGCGCAAGTGGAAGCGCGAACAGGCCGAGAAGACCGCGCGCGAATTGCTTGAACGCGTGGGGCTGGCAGCGCATGCGCACAAGTACCCCTCGCAACTATCCGGCGGCCAGCAGCAGCGTGTGGCGATTGCGCGCGCGCTGGCGATGCAGCCTAAGGTGATGCTGTTCGACGAGCCGACCAGCGCACTGGACCCGGAGATGGTCAACGAAGTGCTGCTGGTGATGCGTGATCTCGCCAAGAGCGGCATGACGATGCTGGTGGTCACGCACGAGATGGGCTTTGCCCGCGAAGTGGCCGACCGCGTGATCTTCTTTGATGGCGGGCGGATCGTTGAAGAGGGCGATCCGGCGCAGTTTTTCTCTCGACCGACCCATCCGCGCGCGCAGGCCTTCCTGTCGCAGATCAAGCACGCCGGATGA
- a CDS encoding DcaP family trimeric outer membrane transporter has product MTTTRLRVMVAAVAAALAVPAHAAADAKVIERLERQIQELQREVQALKAAQQKSDAATAAAGATAAEAKAAATAASPAAIKDVADQVEAQGKEAVVKGDIPGSYRRAGEETSFHVYGVAELNLVHDFGPDNGASDYSTFAPYIPLDGQSNRKGMTYMTARTSRLGVEASTPSPVGPINVKIEGDFNNDPRTGNSAVTGSLETIYTQQSTNSYNFRLRHAYGQVGSWLVGQTWSTFMDVDALPETVDFNGPIGATFIRQPMIRYTYVTPDIGNFTAALENSVSYVLDDTGVATADGFSRMPDLVLRYDKAFDWGTISARGVTHEMEVKGALGNASKRGYGLAASSFIKTRGDDFLTIAVTGGNGIGRYFNYIEGAIYNPAVNEVLAEQALGVVLGYQIKPSDRIRYNFAYGYQRNFDNDYTDFAKAQGLGSGQYGVNRNVQQGHAGLFWSPFPKLVDVGAEVIWARRQTLDGEKGEATRLNFSGKYYFQ; this is encoded by the coding sequence ATGACGACAACAAGACTGCGCGTAATGGTTGCCGCCGTGGCTGCGGCCCTCGCTGTGCCGGCACACGCCGCCGCGGATGCAAAGGTGATCGAGCGCCTCGAGCGCCAGATCCAGGAACTGCAGCGCGAGGTGCAGGCGCTGAAGGCCGCCCAGCAGAAGAGTGACGCCGCAACCGCCGCTGCTGGCGCGACGGCAGCGGAAGCCAAGGCCGCCGCGACCGCCGCCTCGCCGGCCGCGATCAAGGATGTCGCGGATCAGGTTGAGGCGCAGGGCAAGGAGGCGGTGGTCAAGGGCGACATCCCCGGCTCCTACCGCCGCGCGGGCGAGGAGACCTCGTTCCATGTCTACGGCGTGGCCGAGCTGAACCTGGTGCACGACTTCGGGCCGGACAATGGCGCGAGCGACTACTCGACGTTTGCGCCTTACATCCCGCTCGATGGCCAGAGCAACCGCAAGGGCATGACCTACATGACGGCGCGTACGTCGCGTCTCGGTGTGGAAGCCTCCACGCCGTCGCCGGTCGGGCCGATCAACGTGAAGATCGAAGGCGACTTCAACAACGATCCGCGCACCGGCAACTCGGCGGTGACCGGCAGTCTCGAAACGATCTACACCCAGCAGAGCACCAACAGCTACAACTTCCGCCTGCGCCATGCCTACGGCCAAGTCGGCTCCTGGCTGGTCGGTCAGACCTGGTCCACCTTCATGGACGTCGATGCGCTGCCGGAGACGGTGGACTTCAACGGCCCGATTGGCGCGACCTTCATCCGCCAGCCGATGATCCGCTATACCTACGTGACGCCGGATATCGGCAACTTCACCGCGGCGCTGGAGAACTCGGTGAGCTATGTGCTGGACGACACCGGCGTGGCGACCGCGGACGGTTTCTCGCGCATGCCGGATCTGGTGCTGCGCTACGACAAGGCGTTTGACTGGGGCACGATCAGCGCGCGCGGCGTGACGCATGAGATGGAGGTGAAGGGTGCGCTGGGCAATGCCTCGAAGCGTGGTTATGGCTTGGCTGCTTCGAGCTTCATCAAGACGCGCGGCGACGACTTCCTGACCATTGCGGTGACCGGTGGCAACGGTATCGGGCGCTACTTCAACTACATCGAGGGCGCGATCTACAACCCCGCGGTGAACGAAGTGCTGGCCGAGCAGGCGCTGGGCGTGGTGCTGGGCTACCAGATCAAGCCGAGCGACCGCATCCGCTACAACTTTGCTTACGGCTACCAGCGCAACTTCGACAACGACTACACCGACTTTGCCAAGGCGCAGGGGCTTGGCTCCGGCCAGTACGGCGTAAACCGCAACGTGCAACAGGGGCACGCCGGTTTGTTCTGGAGCCCGTTCCCGAAGCTGGTGGATGTCGGTGCCGAAGTCATCTGGGCGCGTCGGCAGACGCTCGATGGCGAGAAGGGCGAAGCGACGCGCCTGAACTTCTCGGGCAAGTACTACTTCCAGTAA
- a CDS encoding GntR family transcriptional regulator, whose translation MNTRGQLEVLPKGDSPQRITRSALFEEVAERLRTRIFAHDLPPGSWIDEQAITAEYGISRTPLREALKVLASEGLVTLTPGRGCKVTLLTEQDLDEIFPILALLEGRCAYEAALRMDEAAHARIDALHDALEAHFVANNIEAFFEVNQQFHLAIQEIAGNRWLTQLVQDTRQKLKLMRFHSLFREGRLQESLEEHRAIVAALRQPDAAAAQVAMENHLLQGRRAMGRLGSA comes from the coding sequence ATGAATACAAGAGGTCAACTAGAAGTGTTGCCAAAAGGTGACTCGCCGCAGCGGATTACCCGCTCCGCCCTCTTTGAAGAGGTCGCGGAACGGCTGCGGACACGCATCTTTGCGCACGATCTGCCGCCCGGCAGTTGGATCGACGAGCAGGCCATCACCGCCGAATACGGCATCTCCCGCACGCCTTTGCGGGAAGCACTCAAGGTGCTCGCCAGCGAAGGGCTGGTCACCTTGACGCCGGGCCGGGGCTGCAAGGTGACGCTTCTGACCGAGCAGGATCTGGACGAGATATTCCCGATCCTCGCGCTGCTCGAAGGCCGCTGCGCCTATGAAGCGGCATTGCGCATGGACGAGGCCGCCCACGCGCGGATCGATGCACTGCATGACGCACTGGAAGCGCACTTCGTCGCCAACAACATTGAAGCCTTCTTCGAGGTGAACCAGCAGTTCCATCTCGCGATCCAGGAAATCGCCGGCAACCGCTGGCTGACCCAACTCGTTCAGGACACGCGGCAGAAGCTCAAGCTGATGCGCTTCCACTCTCTGTTCCGCGAGGGGCGCCTGCAGGAATCACTCGAAGAACATCGCGCGATCGTTGCGGCGCTCCGCCAGCCCGACGCCGCCGCAGCCCAGGTGGCGATGGAGAACCACTTGCTGCAGGGGCGCCGCGCCATGGGGCGGCTCGGCTCCGCCTGA
- the scpA gene encoding methylmalonyl-CoA mutase, with translation MSEFKTSADLAAWQAAAAKAAPGGDLAKLNWVTPEGITVKPLYTRADIADLPHTDTLPGFAPFVRGPQPTMYAARPWTIRQYAGFSTAEESNAFYRKALAAGGQGVSVAFDLATHRGYDSDHPRVVGDVGKAGVAIDSVEDMKILFDGIPLDKISVSMTMNGAVLPVLAGYVVAAEEQGVSQDQLSGTIQNDILKEFMVRNTYIYPPTPSMRIIADIFGYTAQHMPKFNSISISGYHIQEAGANQAIELAFTLADGMEYVRTGIKSGLDVDAFAGRLSFFWAVGMNFYLEVAKMRAGRLLWHKIMQGFGAKSAKSMMLRTHSQTSGWSLTEQDPYNNVVRTTIEAMAAVFGGTQSLHTNALDEAIALPTEFSARIARNTQIIIQEETHICNVVDPWAGSYMMETLTQEMADKAWALIEEIEKMGGMTKAVESGWAKLQVEKCAAEKQARIDSGKDVIVGVNKYKLAKQDAVDILDIDNTAVRESQIARLKQVRERRDGSRVQACLDALTRCAETGEGNLLALAIDAVRARATVGEVSDALEKVWGRHRANPQTVSGVYGGVVEGQEDWQSLKGEIETFAAEQGRRPRIMVAKLGQDGHDRGAKVVASAFADMGFDVDVGPLFQTPDEAARHAVENDVHAIGVSTLAAGHKTLVPQLVSALKAQGADDIVVFVGGVIPAQDYDFLYNAGAAGIFGPGTPIPAAAREVLAQIRKRLG, from the coding sequence ATGTCGGAATTCAAGACGTCCGCCGATCTGGCCGCCTGGCAGGCTGCCGCCGCCAAGGCCGCACCGGGTGGCGATCTGGCCAAGCTCAACTGGGTCACGCCCGAGGGCATTACCGTCAAGCCGCTCTACACGCGCGCCGACATCGCCGATCTCCCGCACACCGATACCTTGCCCGGCTTCGCGCCCTTCGTGCGGGGGCCGCAGCCTACGATGTACGCGGCGCGGCCCTGGACGATCCGCCAGTACGCCGGCTTCTCCACCGCCGAAGAATCCAACGCCTTCTACCGCAAGGCGCTCGCCGCCGGGGGGCAGGGCGTGTCGGTGGCCTTCGATCTGGCGACCCACCGTGGCTACGACTCCGACCACCCGCGCGTGGTGGGCGATGTGGGCAAGGCCGGCGTGGCGATCGATTCGGTCGAAGACATGAAGATCCTGTTCGACGGCATCCCGCTCGACAAGATCAGCGTGTCGATGACGATGAACGGTGCGGTACTGCCGGTACTCGCCGGCTACGTTGTCGCGGCCGAAGAGCAGGGCGTGTCGCAGGATCAGCTCTCGGGCACGATCCAGAACGACATCCTCAAGGAGTTCATGGTCCGCAACACCTACATCTATCCGCCGACGCCGTCGATGCGGATCATTGCGGACATCTTCGGCTACACCGCGCAGCACATGCCGAAGTTCAACTCGATCTCGATCTCCGGCTACCACATCCAGGAGGCAGGGGCGAACCAGGCGATCGAGCTCGCCTTCACGCTAGCCGACGGCATGGAGTACGTGCGCACCGGCATCAAGAGCGGGCTTGATGTGGATGCCTTCGCCGGGCGCCTGTCCTTCTTCTGGGCGGTCGGCATGAACTTCTATCTCGAAGTCGCCAAGATGCGCGCCGGCCGGCTGCTGTGGCACAAGATCATGCAGGGCTTCGGCGCGAAGAGCGCGAAGTCGATGATGTTGCGTACCCACAGCCAGACTTCCGGCTGGTCGCTCACCGAGCAGGATCCGTACAACAATGTCGTGCGCACCACCATCGAGGCGATGGCGGCGGTGTTCGGCGGCACGCAGTCGCTGCACACCAACGCGCTCGATGAGGCGATTGCGCTGCCGACCGAGTTCTCGGCCCGCATTGCACGCAACACGCAGATCATCATCCAGGAAGAGACCCACATCTGTAACGTGGTCGATCCCTGGGCCGGCTCCTACATGATGGAGACGCTCACGCAGGAAATGGCCGATAAGGCCTGGGCGCTGATCGAAGAAATCGAGAAGATGGGTGGCATGACCAAGGCCGTCGAGTCCGGCTGGGCCAAGCTGCAGGTCGAGAAGTGCGCGGCCGAGAAGCAGGCACGCATCGACTCGGGCAAGGACGTGATCGTCGGCGTCAACAAGTACAAGCTCGCGAAGCAGGATGCCGTGGATATCCTCGACATCGACAACACTGCGGTGCGTGAATCGCAGATCGCGCGCCTCAAGCAGGTTCGCGAGCGTCGCGATGGAAGCCGCGTGCAGGCCTGTCTCGATGCGCTGACGCGGTGTGCTGAAACCGGCGAAGGCAATCTGCTCGCACTGGCGATCGACGCGGTGCGCGCGCGCGCCACGGTGGGCGAAGTGTCGGATGCGCTGGAGAAGGTGTGGGGCCGGCACCGCGCCAATCCGCAAACGGTGAGTGGGGTGTACGGAGGCGTCGTGGAAGGTCAGGAAGACTGGCAATCGCTGAAGGGCGAGATCGAGACCTTTGCCGCCGAGCAGGGGCGCCGCCCGCGCATCATGGTCGCCAAGCTCGGGCAGGACGGTCATGACCGCGGGGCCAAGGTGGTGGCATCCGCCTTTGCGGACATGGGCTTCGATGTCGACGTCGGCCCGCTCTTCCAGACGCCGGACGAAGCCGCCCGCCATGCGGTGGAGAACGATGTGCACGCGATTGGCGTGTCTACGCTCGCGGCCGGCCACAAGACGCTGGTGCCGCAGCTCGTCAGCGCATTGAAGGCGCAGGGCGCGGACGACATCGTCGTTTTCGTTGGCGGCGTGATCCCGGCGCAGGACTACGATTTCCTCTACAACGCGGGTGCGGCGGGCATCTTCGGGCCGGGCACGCCGATCCCTGCTGCGGCGCGCGAGGTGCTCGCGCAGATTCGCAAGCGGCTTGGCTGA
- the meaB gene encoding methylmalonyl Co-A mutase-associated GTPase MeaB, translating to MEAFVARLLAGERRALAKAITLAESTRADHRAQADALLQAVLPRTGKALRLGISGVPGVGKSTFIEALGLWLIARGHRVAVLAVDPSSSVTGGSILGDKTRMEGLSQRIEAYIRPSPSSGSLGGVAERTREAMLLCEAAGFDVVIVETVGVGQSETTVAGMTDLFCLLQLPNAGDDLQAIKKGVIELADLIVINKADIDPNAAALAQGQIRSALTMLRPQNAAWTPPVLTLSALRQEGVASFWETVERYRDTMQASGDFETKRRAQAVAWMWALIESGLRARFDAHPAVRAALGALSEAVERGDTTPGAAAGELLRRAAQ from the coding sequence TTGGAAGCGTTCGTCGCCCGCTTGCTCGCTGGCGAGCGGCGCGCGCTCGCCAAGGCCATCACGCTGGCCGAATCCACCCGTGCCGACCACCGCGCGCAAGCCGATGCCTTGCTGCAGGCGGTGCTGCCCCGAACCGGAAAAGCGCTGAGGCTGGGCATCTCGGGCGTGCCGGGTGTCGGCAAATCCACCTTTATCGAAGCGCTCGGCCTGTGGCTGATCGCGCGCGGCCATCGCGTCGCGGTGCTGGCGGTCGACCCCAGTTCCAGCGTCACCGGCGGCTCCATCCTCGGCGACAAGACGCGCATGGAAGGCCTCTCACAGCGTATCGAGGCCTACATCCGCCCGTCCCCCTCGTCAGGCAGCCTGGGCGGCGTGGCTGAACGCACGCGCGAAGCGATGCTGCTATGCGAAGCGGCGGGTTTCGATGTTGTGATCGTCGAAACCGTGGGCGTCGGGCAGAGCGAAACGACCGTGGCCGGCATGACGGATCTGTTCTGCCTGCTGCAGTTGCCAAATGCTGGCGACGACCTGCAGGCGATCAAGAAAGGCGTGATCGAACTGGCCGACCTCATCGTCATCAACAAGGCGGATATCGACCCGAACGCGGCGGCGCTGGCGCAGGGGCAGATCCGCTCCGCTCTGACGATGCTGCGTCCGCAGAACGCTGCGTGGACGCCACCGGTGCTCACGCTTTCAGCCTTGCGTCAGGAAGGTGTCGCATCCTTCTGGGAAACGGTGGAACGCTATCGCGACACGATGCAGGCGAGCGGCGATTTCGAGACCAAACGCCGGGCGCAGGCGGTGGCATGGATGTGGGCGCTGATCGAGAGCGGGCTGAGGGCGCGCTTCGATGCCCACCCCGCGGTGCGCGCCGCCTTGGGCGCGCTCAGCGAAGCGGTGGAACGTGGGGACACAACGCCGGGCGCAGCAGCTGGGGAGCTGTTGCGTCGGGCTGCGCAGTAA